A genomic segment from Malus domestica chromosome 05, GDT2T_hap1 encodes:
- the LOC139196252 gene encoding uncharacterized protein: protein MRRKDEGSDEEVQVRRNKQNMAAAMVCQPTEEQPQWGGSVAGRSYKPRNRAMAHANLMNNYFNPNSVYIEEDFRRRFRMRRHVFDRLLRDVQQVNPYFRQKRDRAGRPGFSPHQKVTVALRIMAYGSSADSMDETHGMSESTCLNTLDEFCNTIVQVYKDEYLQEPNQEDLNRLLRKAEDHNRRILNPKKTTNVRQLCTGEIQASVFHSKIR, encoded by the exons ATGAGACGAAAAGATGAGGGgtctgatgaagaagttcaagtaaggcgcaacaaacaaaacatggcTGCGGCTatggtgtgtcagccaactgaggaacaacctcaatggggtggctctgttgctggtcgctcttacaaaccacgaaacagagCAATGGCGCatgccaatctgatgaacaactacttcaaccccaactcggtgtacatagaagaggatttcagacgtcgcttccggatgaggcgtcatgtcttcgatcgtttacttcgtgatgtccagcaggtcaatccatactttcgacAGAAGCGGGACAGAGCAGGCCGccctggtttctcacctcatcagaaggttactGTTGCACTCCGAATAATGGCCTATGGTTCCTCAGCTGattcgatggatgaaacccatggtatgtctgagtctacatgccttaATACTCTTGACGAATTTTGCAACACAATTGTTCAAGTTTACAAAGACGAGTACCTCCAagagccaaatcaagaagatctgaATCGGCTCCTTCGTAAAGCTGAAGACC ACAATAGAAGGATCTTGAACCCGAAGAAGACAACAAATGTCAGGCAGCTATGTACAGGTGAAATACAAGCATCTGTATTTCATTCGAAAATCAGGTGA